Proteins from a single region of Candidatus Neomarinimicrobiota bacterium:
- a CDS encoding CCA tRNA nucleotidyltransferase — translation MARAQNLADALAEHRVINYLLKKIGSLADQESLECYAVGGCVRDLLMHRTTTDIDVMVVGDGVAFARVIADALGTEKVIPYEKFGTALIPYRDYQIEVATARSESYEQDSRKPTIEEADVETDSARRDFTINAMAISLNEERYGDLWDPFSGLQDMRKQVLRTPLEPRETFSEDPLRMLRGVRFAAQLDFSIENEALEAIKAERERIDIVSQERITNELLKIIDAPKPSIGLYLLLETGLLDIILPEFSEMEGIEERDGYHHKDVLRHTFEVVDNIAEMTEKTELRFAALVHDIAKPQTKRFRKGVGWTFYGHDEIGARMLEGFARRLKLSNSMKKYLQKMTRLHLRPISLAQDGVTDSAIRRLLVDVGEDLNDLITLCRADITSKNPRRVKRYMANFDRVVKRMAEVKEKDKMAEFQSPVRGDEIMEICEIEPGPMVGKLKEAIEEAILDGKIPNEHDAAKKYLLEIKDEYVE, via the coding sequence ATGGCAAGAGCACAAAACCTTGCGGATGCGCTGGCCGAACATCGGGTCATCAATTATCTGCTGAAAAAGATCGGAAGTCTGGCGGATCAGGAATCGCTGGAATGTTACGCCGTCGGCGGCTGTGTTCGGGATCTGCTGATGCACCGGACCACCACCGATATCGATGTGATGGTGGTCGGCGACGGCGTGGCTTTCGCCCGGGTTATCGCGGATGCGCTTGGAACTGAGAAGGTGATCCCGTATGAAAAATTCGGAACGGCGTTGATTCCGTACCGGGATTACCAGATTGAGGTCGCTACCGCACGGTCGGAGTCGTACGAACAGGACAGCCGGAAGCCGACCATCGAAGAGGCGGACGTGGAGACCGACTCCGCGCGCCGGGATTTTACTATCAACGCCATGGCCATCTCGCTGAACGAAGAGCGCTACGGCGATCTCTGGGACCCGTTCAGCGGACTCCAGGATATGCGAAAGCAGGTGTTGCGGACGCCGCTGGAGCCGCGAGAGACCTTCAGCGAGGATCCCTTGAGGATGCTCCGGGGAGTCCGGTTCGCAGCGCAGCTGGATTTTTCCATAGAAAATGAGGCACTGGAGGCTATCAAAGCTGAGCGGGAGCGCATCGACATCGTCTCCCAGGAGCGGATCACCAACGAACTCCTGAAAATTATTGACGCGCCGAAGCCGTCCATCGGACTCTACCTGCTGCTGGAAACGGGCTTACTTGATATCATCCTGCCGGAGTTCTCCGAAATGGAAGGCATCGAAGAGCGGGACGGATACCACCATAAGGATGTACTGCGTCACACCTTCGAAGTCGTGGACAACATTGCCGAAATGACGGAAAAAACCGAACTCCGGTTCGCGGCATTGGTACACGACATTGCCAAGCCCCAAACCAAGCGATTCCGCAAGGGGGTGGGCTGGACGTTCTATGGCCACGACGAAATCGGTGCCCGAATGCTCGAAGGGTTTGCGAGAAGACTGAAACTCTCCAATTCGATGAAAAAATATCTGCAAAAGATGACGCGATTGCACCTCCGACCGATATCGCTCGCGCAGGATGGCGTCACCGATTCGGCGATCCGGAGGTTGCTGGTCGACGTGGGCGAAGATCTGAATGATTTGATTACACTATGCCGCGCGGATATTACTTCCAAAAATCCACGCCGGGTGAAACGCTATATGGCGAACTTTGATCGGGTCGTCAAGCGGATGGCCGAGGTTAAAGAGAAGGACAAGATGGCGGAATTTCAGTCACCGGTCCGTGGCGATGAAATTATGGAGATCTGCGAGATTGAGCCCGGGCCGATGGTGGGCAAACTGAAGGAAGCCATTGAAGAGGCCATCCTGGATGGAAAAATTCCGAACGAACATGATGCCGCGAAAAAGTATCTCCTGGAGATTAAGGACGAGTATGTGGAGTAA
- a CDS encoding DUF3103 domain-containing protein — MEQVPKLQVAYPVGFEQWNGETPIWVAYTPLTIDDTEWKDIIAFDAQGKRHVLDAKTPPDQPVLVVGINERTDENGNVIGKVTTNIGLGKQTMPGGGSGGGGGGGGSGSASRFIRIYEYKLDHYYGAYEAWPFGDAEISFHITTGPATDDGIIYTENAVAYWYEFGMGTYPYNYTLDQVWSVTSSYEMNHNHTNWEIYEWHKNTSWQSHNKTLDPTGMIISLGWGPSYDVDRLLDDGVSTVYLFSFEQDMPNDFVTNSYTPPYAANNVYDFMPDYAVIDLTQSTGTDDAGWWRVKWDIVSVW, encoded by the coding sequence GTGGAACAAGTCCCGAAACTGCAAGTGGCCTATCCGGTGGGCTTCGAACAATGGAATGGTGAAACCCCCATTTGGGTTGCATACACCCCATTGACCATTGATGACACGGAGTGGAAAGACATCATCGCTTTCGATGCTCAGGGAAAAAGACATGTGCTGGATGCCAAAACTCCGCCTGATCAACCGGTGTTGGTAGTCGGAATCAATGAACGCACCGATGAGAATGGGAATGTTATTGGAAAAGTTACCACAAATATAGGCTTGGGAAAACAAACCATGCCAGGTGGAGGCAGTGGAGGCGGCGGAGGTGGTGGAGGTTCCGGTTCTGCTTCGAGGTTCATCCGCATCTATGAGTATAAACTCGATCACTATTATGGTGCTTATGAAGCTTGGCCCTTCGGTGATGCGGAAATTAGCTTCCATATAACAACCGGGCCGGCAACGGACGACGGGATTATTTACACTGAGAATGCAGTGGCATATTGGTATGAGTTTGGTATGGGTACATATCCATATAATTACACTCTCGACCAGGTCTGGAGTGTGACAAGCAGTTACGAGATGAATCATAATCATACTAATTGGGAAATATATGAGTGGCATAAAAATACTTCGTGGCAATCTCACAATAAGACTCTAGATCCAACAGGTATGATAATCAGCCTTGGTTGGGGGCCGAGTTATGATGTGGACCGGCTTCTTGACGATGGAGTCAGCACAGTCTATCTGTTCAGCTTTGAACAGGATATGCCCAATGATTTTGTAACAAACAGCTATACTCCACCATACGCTGCGAATAATGTCTATGACTTCATGCCTGACTATGCTGTCATAGACTTAACTCAGTCTACCGGCACTGATGATGCAGGTTGGTGGAGAGTGAAGTGGGATATTGTGTCAGTTTGGTAA
- a CDS encoding carboxypeptidase-like regulatory domain-containing protein: MISGTIHDAATGEPLTFVNVLCLTTGTGTTTNGTGHFTLALPEGRHIILVSHIGYHTVRDTVRISVHPVRWEITLAQRTLEGDTVEVRESALSLNPNQTVLLPRQLEYVPQFMGEADLVRTLQTLPGVTTLNEFQGGLYVRGGVPYQNLILLDGGQLYYITHLYGIYSLFNMDAIKQARLVRGGLPASYGGGTAGMLEVLTKSGNRNRYDGAASLGLVSSKVHIGGPVGTGSWFAAGRRTYIDWIVGSESILPEYYFGDLNARATQHPTPRDYVTATMYFGNDRRREYYSNSSQQRVVEQWGNRMGGVRWRHEYSPHLILNSQLTSSRFYSSIEHISLNEKESEQSALQYTTGNIELQFEGIEEHRFTLGLTLRRYAFRYLAKTDIDTSNWFYDHIAPLAQKPQNESVLLQFSNRSRPFLATAYFEHNWRLFTALDLRYGGRGTYFTPTRSLLIAPRIQLQYQISPTLRLHLAGGRYYQYIHQSQFGWRDNAVPDEMPLLSNFRFFRPLFPEETPLRTTDVTIGLSVQRGNGYAGTINWYYKITENLSYTKEGLSFTGFGLRSRIVDLLRHPFRSFFESGSGLSHGLEVLLRKTQGRLQGWASYTWSRTTHRFPSVNNGTRFPPQYDREHQIGLQGQYVFNPRWRVSWVWLFGTGQPYTSTPNLFWDDVVKNDKRLPPYHRMDIAVTHSWKAFGWEWEFGFGAFNLYNHRNVTGMAIDRHRSESGEIQYVEEPVKASLPLIPNVTIKVKF, from the coding sequence ATGATTTCAGGTACTATACATGACGCCGCCACTGGCGAACCGCTTACTTTCGTTAATGTGCTTTGCCTGACTACTGGTACAGGAACGACTACCAACGGCACCGGACATTTTACCCTGGCACTTCCTGAGGGTCGTCACATCATTCTGGTAAGCCATATCGGATATCACACGGTCCGGGATACGGTCCGGATCAGTGTACACCCCGTCCGCTGGGAGATCACTCTGGCCCAACGGACTTTGGAGGGTGATACCGTGGAGGTCCGAGAGTCGGCCCTGTCCCTGAATCCCAACCAGACTGTCCTCCTGCCACGACAGCTGGAGTACGTGCCGCAGTTCATGGGAGAGGCAGATCTGGTGCGGACCCTGCAGACCCTGCCGGGTGTCACCACATTGAACGAATTTCAGGGTGGCCTGTACGTCCGGGGCGGTGTACCGTATCAGAATCTGATTCTCTTGGACGGGGGCCAGCTGTACTATATCACCCACCTGTACGGGATCTACAGCCTGTTTAACATGGATGCCATCAAGCAGGCCCGTTTGGTGCGGGGGGGGCTGCCGGCCTCCTACGGCGGCGGTACTGCCGGAATGCTGGAGGTGTTGACCAAGTCCGGCAATCGTAACAGATATGACGGGGCGGCATCGCTGGGCCTGGTGAGTTCGAAAGTCCACATTGGCGGGCCGGTGGGAACCGGATCGTGGTTTGCGGCCGGCCGGCGGACCTATATTGACTGGATTGTCGGTTCGGAGTCCATCCTACCGGAATATTATTTCGGAGATCTAAACGCGCGGGCCACCCAGCATCCGACTCCCCGCGATTATGTGACGGCCACCATGTATTTTGGAAATGATCGCCGTAGGGAGTATTACTCTAATAGTTCACAACAACGGGTGGTGGAACAATGGGGGAACCGAATGGGAGGGGTCAGATGGCGTCATGAATATTCACCACATTTGATTCTAAATAGCCAGTTGACTTCCAGTAGGTTTTACTCCTCGATCGAACATATTAGCTTAAACGAGAAAGAGTCGGAACAGAGCGCCCTGCAATACACCACTGGTAATATAGAGTTGCAATTCGAAGGGATAGAGGAGCACAGGTTTACTCTTGGATTGACTCTTCGGCGTTATGCCTTTCGTTATCTTGCTAAAACTGACATCGATACGAGCAATTGGTTTTATGACCATATTGCACCATTGGCGCAGAAACCCCAAAACGAGTCTGTGCTTTTGCAATTTTCCAATAGATCCCGTCCGTTTCTGGCTACAGCGTATTTTGAACATAACTGGCGTTTGTTCACTGCCTTGGATCTGCGATATGGGGGCCGGGGGACCTATTTTACCCCAACACGATCTCTCCTGATTGCTCCCAGGATTCAATTGCAATACCAAATTTCTCCGACACTGCGATTACATTTGGCGGGTGGCCGGTATTACCAGTATATCCATCAATCCCAGTTTGGCTGGCGGGATAATGCTGTCCCTGATGAAATGCCGTTATTGTCGAATTTCCGGTTTTTCCGACCACTATTCCCGGAAGAAACACCGCTCAGAACAACCGATGTGACCATTGGACTCAGCGTCCAGCGCGGGAACGGATACGCCGGAACCATCAATTGGTATTATAAAATCACCGAAAACCTGTCATATACAAAAGAAGGGCTGAGTTTCACTGGTTTCGGTTTACGTTCTCGTATCGTCGATCTCCTCAGACACCCGTTCCGCTCATTTTTTGAATCCGGCAGCGGCTTGTCCCACGGGCTTGAGGTACTGCTCCGAAAAACGCAGGGGCGCCTGCAGGGCTGGGCTAGCTACACCTGGTCCCGTACCACGCACCGGTTTCCCTCGGTGAATAACGGAACGCGGTTTCCTCCACAGTACGATCGGGAGCATCAGATCGGCCTCCAGGGACAGTACGTCTTTAATCCCCGGTGGCGGGTCAGCTGGGTGTGGCTCTTCGGAACCGGCCAGCCGTATACATCCACCCCAAATCTTTTTTGGGATGATGTCGTAAAAAATGACAAACGACTCCCACCATACCACCGGATGGATATCGCCGTAACCCACAGCTGGAAGGCGTTTGGGTGGGAGTGGGAGTTCGGGTTCGGAGCGTTTAACCTGTACAACCACAGGAATGTGACCGGTATGGCGATTGACCGTCATCGATCGGAGTCCGGGGAAATTCAATACGTTGAAGAACCGGTAAAGGCCTCGCTCCCATTGATTCCAAATGTGACGATCAAGGTGAAATTTTGA
- the trxB gene encoding thioredoxin-disulfide reductase: MSDEVRNVIIIGSGAAGLTAAIYNARADLEPLVFEGEQPGGQLTITTDVENYPGFPEGIMGPDMMDAFRKQAQKFGAETHFKHVTKVDFSERPFKVWVGDDLYKSHAVIVATGATAKTLKLENEDELMGYGVSACATCDGFFFKDQEVIVVGGGDSAMEEGTYLTKFAKKVYIAHRRDELRASKIMADRANKNEKIEFLWNTEVAELHGNRDNGGLKSVTLLDNEKDETREMEIDGLFYAIGHKPNTDIFEGMLDMDDKGYLITQPDNSYTNIDGVFACGDVQDSVYRQAVTAAGSGCKAAIDAERWLAEQE, from the coding sequence ATGAGCGACGAGGTACGCAATGTTATTATTATCGGGTCTGGTGCTGCTGGACTGACCGCAGCCATTTATAACGCCCGGGCCGATCTGGAACCGCTGGTATTCGAGGGTGAACAACCCGGCGGCCAGTTGACCATTACCACAGATGTGGAGAACTATCCTGGGTTTCCTGAGGGCATCATGGGTCCGGATATGATGGACGCCTTCCGGAAACAGGCGCAGAAATTCGGCGCCGAGACGCATTTTAAACACGTGACGAAGGTCGATTTTTCGGAACGCCCCTTCAAAGTGTGGGTCGGCGATGATCTGTACAAATCTCATGCAGTAATCGTTGCCACGGGTGCAACGGCCAAAACCCTGAAATTGGAAAACGAAGACGAGCTAATGGGATACGGTGTCTCCGCGTGTGCCACGTGCGACGGCTTCTTTTTCAAAGATCAGGAAGTGATTGTAGTCGGCGGCGGTGATTCCGCAATGGAAGAGGGCACCTACCTCACCAAGTTCGCAAAGAAGGTCTATATTGCGCACCGCCGGGACGAACTCCGGGCCTCAAAAATCATGGCCGATAGGGCAAATAAAAACGAAAAGATCGAGTTTCTCTGGAATACTGAAGTGGCAGAACTCCACGGCAACCGCGACAACGGTGGACTGAAATCCGTCACGCTGTTAGACAACGAAAAAGACGAAACCCGGGAAATGGAGATCGACGGCCTGTTCTACGCCATTGGACACAAGCCGAATACCGACATATTTGAGGGAATGCTGGACATGGATGACAAGGGCTATCTCATTACGCAGCCCGATAATTCCTATACCAATATTGATGGTGTGTTCGCCTGTGGTGATGTGCAGGATTCGGTTTATAGACAGGCTGTCACTGCCGCGGGCAGCGGATGTAAAGCGGCTATCGACGCCGAACGGTGGCTGGCGGAGCAGGAGTAG